In the Nerophis ophidion isolate RoL-2023_Sa linkage group LG01, RoL_Noph_v1.0, whole genome shotgun sequence genome, one interval contains:
- the LOC133550701 gene encoding uncharacterized protein LOC133550701 — TECTEYQLDQVYRVYQLDRVYQLNRVYRVPAGPSVPSVPAGPSVLAGPSVQYRPSVPSVPAGLSVPTGPSVPSVPAVPSVPAVPSVPAGPSVSAGPSVPSVPAEPSVLAGPGVPAGPSVPSVPAELSVLAGPGVPAGPSVPSVPAVPSVPARPSVPAGPSVPSVPSVPSVPAGPSVPAGLSVPAGPSVPAEPSVPAGPSVPSVPAVPSTSWTKCTECTSWTECTSWTKCNGRTRWTKCTSWTKFTECTSWTKCTECTSWTKCTSCTECTGCIECISWTKCTECTS; from the coding sequence ACCGAGTGTACCGAGTACCAGCTGGACCAAGTGTACCGAGTGTACCAGCTGGACCGAGTGTACCAGCTGAACCGAGTGTACCGAGTACCAGCTGGACCAAGTGTACCGAGTGTACCAGCTGGACCGAGTGTACTAGCCGGACCAAGTGTACAATATAGACCAAGTGTACCGAGTGTACCAGCTGGACTAAGTGTACCAACTGGACCAAGTGTACCGAGTGTACCAGCTGTACCGAGTGTACCAGCTGTACCGAGTGTACCAGCTGGACCGAGTGTATCAGCTGGACCAAGTGTACCGAGTGTACCAGCTGAACCGAGTGTACTAGCTGGACCAGGTGTACCAGCTGGACCAAGTGTACCGAGTGTACCAGCTGAACTGAGTGTACTAGCTGGACCAGGTGTACCAGCTGGACCAAGTGTACCGAGTGTACCAGCTGTACCAAGTGTACCAGCTAGACCAAGTGTACCAGCTGGACCAAGTGTACCGAGTGTACCATCTGTACCGAGTGTACCAGCTGGACCAAGTGTACCAGCTGGACTGAGTGTACCAGCTGGACCAAGTGTACCAGCTGAACCGAGTGTACCAGCTGGACCAAGTGTACCGAGTGTACCAGCTGTACCGAGTACCAGCTGGACCAAGTGTACCGAGTGTACCAGCTGGACCGAGTGTACTAGCTGGACCAAGTGTAACGGTCGTACCAGGTGGACTAAGTGTACCAGCTGGACCAAGTTCACCGAGTGTACCAGCTGGACCAAGTGTACCGAGTGTACTAGCTGGACCAAGTGTACCAGCTGTACCGAATGTACCGGCTGTATCGAGTGTATCAGTTGGACCAAGTGTACCGAGTGTACCAGCTGA